A genomic segment from Triticum dicoccoides isolate Atlit2015 ecotype Zavitan chromosome 1A, WEW_v2.0, whole genome shotgun sequence encodes:
- the LOC119350690 gene encoding elongation factor 2-like: protein MVVAAAGDPRRVRNTCIMAHVDHGKTTLADHLVAFGGGGLLNPSMAGKARFMDHLREEQERAITMKSASVLLRHRDGTRVHLIDSPGHADFCSEVSAAARVADSALIVVDAVDGLGVQTHAALRKAFAERLRPCLVLNKLDRLITDLRLDPGEAYERLRRIVAEANSVYSTLRSGSYFSLLDGLAPDQQADDGEDTFVPQKGNVVFGCARDGWGFRIQDFAAVMAMGRAGQANKLVKWLWGAYYWDKEKKKAMPLANGIKQQPIFVELVLKRLWKVYDHGLKVDGASWLRDHVVQAFNLKVSERELQSKDRPKAVLEAVMRAWLPLAETVMTMIVECTPDPVAAQRFRAPALMPERELPTWVLAEHVAEAEKVRRCVVACSASSSAPVVVFVSKMFVVKHKDLPPTLDRGQEAAGEPEECFLAFARVFSGVLHAGQKVFVLSPMYDPVKGDTTGKHLKEVEVQQLYEMLGEGLRPVASVGAGNVAAIKGLGEHIMKTATLSSTRNCWPFASMAFQVSPILKVAIEPANVADLAAFREGLSLLNRADPLVEYSISEKGEHVLAAAGKVHLEHCVENLRERFAKVELNVSEPLVSFKETIQGEGVGLVDSLKDPQGYVERIAPDGKFAVRVKVIRLPDALVKVLEENEELLSRTIKGQTARSDRAMGSQCPRDDDGRSVAVLRQDMLSAVESELEALSVRADEVKLEWYRKTLLGYLHKISALGPSQVGPNLLLMPGVKLSSGSTTIQNGREGILVRGTCHVSEKLGFVSVSGDAEISNGIIDDSEPSTDVPDHEALRNIIISGFQEVTNAGPLCDEPMWGLAFIVEPYIFSGSPDSVNCSYQHRAAVREACRAAVLQSKPRLVEHMYLCEVTTPIERLGSVYSVLGDCRAKVQEAEMQLETFLYMVHAHLPVAESSEFSEKLWNGSSGAATARLTFSHWEAIPQDPFFVPKTKEEIEEFGDGSNMGPNLAKKLIDSVRRRKGLHVDDKVVKHGTKQRTRAKKV, encoded by the coding sequence atggtggtggcggcggccggcgacccTCGCCGGGTCCGCAACACCTGCAtcatggcgcacgtggaccacggGAAGACCACGCTGGCCGACCACCTGGTggcgttcggcggcggcggcctcctcaACCCGAGCATGGCCGGCAAGGCCCGCTTCATGGACCACCTGCGGGAGGAGCAGGAGCGGGCCATCACCATGAAGTCCGCCTCCGTCCTGCTCCGCCACCGCGACGGCACCCGCGTCCACCTCATCGACTCCCCGGGCCACGCCGACTTCTGCTCCGAGGTCTCCGCCGCCGCGCGGGTGGCCGACTCGGCGCTCATCGTCGTGGACGCCGTCGACGGCCTCGGCGTCCAGACGCACGCCGCGCTCCGCAAGGCCTTCGCCGAGCGCCTCCGCCCCTGCCTCGTTCTCAACAAGCTCGACCGCCTCATCACCGACCTCCGCCTCGATCCCGGGGAGGCCTACGAGCGCCTCCGCCGCATCGTCGCCGAGGCCAACTCCGTGTACTCCACGCTGCGCTCCGGCTCCTACTTCTCCCTCCTTGATGGGCTCGCCCCCGACCAGCAGGCCGACGATGGCGAGGACACCTTCGTGCCCCAGAAGGGCAATGTCGTCTTCGGCTGCGCCCGCGACGGCTGGGGCTTCCGGATCCAAGATTTCGCCGCCGTGATGGCCATGGGGCGCGCCGGCCAGGCCAACAAGCTGGTGAAATGGCTATGGGGGGCATACTACTGGgataaggagaagaagaaggctatGCCCTTGGCTAACGGCATCAAGCAGCAGCCCATATTTGTGGAATTGGTGCTCAAGCGGCTGTGGAAGGTATATGATCATGGTCTGAAGGTGGACGGCGCAAGCTGGCTGCGCGATCATGTCGTCCAGGCCTTCAATCTGAAGGTATCGGAGCGGGAGCTGCAGAGCAAGGACCGCCCCAAGGCCGTGCTGGAAGCCGTGATGAGGGCGTGGCTGCCGCTTGCGGAGACAGTGATGACGATGATCGTGGAGTGCACGCCAGACCCCGTCGCCGCCCAGAGATTCAGAGCGCCGGCACTTATGCCCGAGAGGGAGCTGCCGACATGGGTTTTGGCGGAGCACGTCGCCGAGGCGGAGAAGGTGAGGAGGTGCGTGGTGGCCTGCAGCGCCAGCTCAAGCGcccctgtggtggtcttcgtgtccAAGATGTTTGTGGTGAAACACAAGGATCTGCCACCTACCCTCGACCGCGGCCAGGAGGCCGCCGGTGAGCCGGAGGAGTGCTTCTTGGCATTTGCGCGGGTCTTCAGCGGCGTCTTGCACGCGGGGCAGAAGGTGTTTGTGCTGTCACCGATGTATGATCCGGTGAAAGGGGACACAACAGGCAAGCATCTGAAGGAGGTTGAGGTTCAGCAGCTGTATGAGATGCTAGGAGAGGGCCTCAGGCCGGTGGCCAGCGTAGGCGCCGGGAATGTGGCCGCCATCAAGGGCCTTGGTGAGCATATAATGAAGACGGCCACACTATCATCTACGAGGAACTGCTGGCCCTTTGCGAGCATGGCGTTCCAGGTCTCTCCGATACTGAAGGTCGCGATCGAGCCCGCCAACGTGGCTGATCTGGCCGCGTTCCGCGAAGGGCTTAGCCTTCTCAACCGGGCAGACCCACTTGTTGAGTATTCCATATCAGAAAAGGGTGAGCATGTCCTTGCTGCAGCTGGGAAGGTACATTTGGAGCATTGTGTGGAGAATTTGCGGGAGAGGTTCGCGAAAGTCGAACTGAATGTCTCAGAGCCCTTGGTATCCTTCAAGGAGACCATCCAAGGGGAAGGTGTTGGTTTGGTAGATAGCTTGAAGGATCCACAGGGATACGTTGAGAGGATTGCTCCAGATGGGAAATTTGCTGTGAGAGTCAAAGTCATCAGGCTTCCAGATGCTCTGGTTAAGGTCCTCGAGGAAAATGAGGAATTGCTTTCTCGAACAATTAAGGGGCAAACGGCGAGAAGCGACAGAGCAATGGGATCACAATGTCCTCGGGATGATGATGGTCGTTCCGTGGCAGTGCTTAGGCAAGATATGCTCAGTGCTGTAGAGAGCGAGCTGGAAGCGCTCTCTGTGCGAGCGGATGAAGTTAAGCTCGAGTGGTATAGGAAGACACTGCTGGGGTACTTGCACAAAATCTCGGCCCTAGGCCCTTCCCAAGTCGGTCCGAATCTCCTCCTCATGCCCGGTGTGAAATTAAGCAGCGGTTCGACAACCATCCAAAACGGAAGGGAAGGTATTCTAGTGCGCGGCACGTGTCATGTCTCAGAGAAACTGGGGTTTGTGAGTGTGTCTGGTGATGCAGAGATTAGCAATGGCATTATCGACGACAGTGAGCCATCCACAGATGTTCCTGATCATGAGGCACTAAGGAACATCATCATCTCAGGATTTCAGGAGGTCACAAATGCAGGGCCCTTGTGTGATGAACCTATGTGGGGTCTGGCATTCATCGTCGAGCCCTACATATTCTCTGGCAGCCCAGATAGTGTCAACTGCTCTTATCAGCACAGAGCGGCAGTCAGGGAAGCGTGCCGGGCGGCCGTGCTTCAGAGCAAGCCCAGGCTTGTCGAACACATGTACTTATGTGAAGTGACCACTCCTATAGAGCGCCTAGGAAGCGTCTATTCTGTTCTTGGTGATTGTCGAGCAAAGGTGCAGGAAGCTGAGATGCAACTAGAAACTTTCTTGTACATGGTGCACGCGCATTTGCCGGTTGCCGAGAGCTCTGAATTCTCTGAAAAGCTTTGGAACGGAAGCTCAGGTGCGGCCACTGCTCGTCTCACTTTCAGTCACTGGGAGGCTATTCCTCAAGACCCCTTCTTTGTTCCGAAGACTAAGGAGGAGATTGAGGAATTCGGAGATGGTTCAAATATGGGACCAAACTTGGCTAAGAAGCTCATCGATTCCGTGAGGCGAAGAAAGGGACTACATGTTGACGATAAAGTCGTCAAGCATGGCACGAAACAGCGGACTCGGGCTAAGAAAGTGTAG